Below is a genomic region from Isosphaeraceae bacterium EP7.
CTTCGACCTGGCGATGCTCGACTTCTTCCTCACGGCCGGATGGGCGGCCCTGGTGCTGGTGGAGCGTGCGGGGCGACGCCGATGGCTGATCGTGGCGACCCTCCCCCTGTTCTGCGTCGTGCCATCGCTCGGGATCGCCCTGTTCCTGCTTCTGGACCGCGAACGAATCGCCTAATGCCAGATATCATGGATTTGTCACGTGCAATGATTTTATCGATGCGATCCGGGAATTTCTCGAAATAGTGCCGACACCCGGGTATAACGTGCAAGTCGCGCACTAGATTTCTCCGGTGCCCGACGGATGTTCGACTCCTTTCGGCCTGACGAAGCCCGGGCCATCAAGGCCAAAAAAGTCGAAATATCTCCATCTACTGGGCCAACCCGCGTACCGGTCCCTCGTGCGACGAGGTCCGTCGGGCATGCGGCTGCGCGGCCCGGGAGATCGTCCGCACCGAGATGAGACACCCGCACGGACCGGGGGGTGGGATAGCACCAGCAAGGAAGCTCGCACGTCGCGACGCCCTTTCGGAGCACCCACCGATGCGAAATGGACGACGCAGGTCCGTCAGGCCAACCATCACACCGCTCGAATCTCGCCTACTCATGGCCTCATCGCCCGTGGGAACGTGGATCGGCCAGGATGGGCAGGACTTCACCGGCCCCTGGAACAACCTCGCCCCCGACGGCGTGCAGGACATGCACGTCAGGCTCACGGGGCTGGCGGGAGACCGTGCGCTGGGCAAGGTCCTCATCCGCGGCTATGGCAGCGGCCAGTGGGCGTACAACGCTCCGGGCGTTGCGTCACCCGCGGATGGGTGGGGCGTCGCCGTGGTGCGAGACGCGGGAGCGACGACCGCGGACCTCTTCTTCGAGCCCTACCAGGTTGAGACGGGCCGCCCGTTCCAGTTCGACATCACCTATGGGGACGGGGCGACCGAGGTCATCTGGGTCGCCGGCGGGGCGGCCGATCCCAACCTGCGGATGCCCACGACGAAGATGGCCGTCGCCTGGTCGGGGCAGGACGGCAAGGACCTGGTCAGCCCCGGGCCCGGCGTGGGCCCTGACGGACTCGTGGATGTCCATCTGGTCCTCTCGAACCTCTCGCCCGGCGACTCCATCAGTGCGGCCACGCTGAGTTCCTCGGGCGGCACGACCTGGCGATACGGCACGAATCGCACGCTGGCGAACAATGCCGAGCTGATCCGTCGGGCGGGCGACCCGACGAAGGCCGACCTCTATTTCTCGGCCATCGGCACGCTCGCCGGGCAATCGGTCCAGGTCCAGATCGAGTACGCCAACGGCAAGACGGACACGAGCACGCTCTCGGCGAGCGTGGTCAACCCGACCCTGGCCGTCGTGGCCGCCGCGCCACCGACGGTCGGCTTCGGGACGGTCTCCGCCACCTGGACAGGCCAGGACGGTGCCGACCTGACCGGACTCGGGGCAGTGGGCTTCACGGTCAACGGACTGCCCGCCGGGCGGGCGGTTGTGTCAGCCACACTGAGCAGCTCGGTCGGCCTGAGCTGGACTTACAAGGCCGCGGGGCAAAACCCTTACGCGGACCCCAATGCTGGGACGCTGGCTTTCCGCCGCACGACCGCGAGCTCACCAACGGCAACGCTCTCATTCGTCGCCGTACGCAACGAAGCTGGGTCGTCCCTGACCCTGCGTCTGACCCTCGATGACGGCACAATGACGGTCGCCACCCTGGCGGGCGGAGCGGTGGACCTGTCGAAGCTGGCGCCCAAGCCCGCCGCCTCGAGCGTCGTGGCCAGGCCCGGCGACGACCTGAACGACCTGGCCAATCGATTCGGCATCGTCCAGCTGACGGCGGGCACCTACACGTTGACGAGCCCGCTGGTCTTGAAGAGTGCGGTGACGATCAAAGGGGCCCCGGGAACCGTGCTCAGGTTCACGCAGCAGGCCGGCGACGCGCCCTGGACGGCGGCGATCAAGGTCCACGCGGGCAACACGACCCTCGATGGCTTCTCCGTCCGCTTTGGCGGGCCGGTGAGGTGGAATAACGGCGTCAGCTACGGGCCCGCGATCGTCGGGACGACCGACAATCTGGACGGCTTCCAGGGCAACGCCAAGGTGAACCTGGCCTTCACGAACCTGGACGTCGAGAGCTCCCCGGTGCTCAGCGGATGGGAAGAAGCCCCGCGGCTGTTCCGGCTGGTCTCGGCGCAGGGGGGCCGGCTGGTGGGCAACACCCTGAAGGGAGGGCCGACCGAGTTCTACCGAGGCCCCTGGACGATCACGGGGAACACCTATCTAGGGACCGTGGACAATACGTACTGCTACACCGCGTTCGCCGGCCACCTCACCTATGACCTGGTCCTCAGCGGCAACACGCTGAAGCCTTCCGCCGGGACGGGCAAGGCGTACAGGGCCGTCGTGATGACGGGCAGCGGCGTGGGAGATAAGGTTCAGGACAACACGATCGTGGGCATCGGGCCGATGGATTCCGACAGCCATCCCAACCCCAATGCGCCCGAGATCATCCTGACGGAGTCTTATGGGATTCGCTTCGAAGGCACGTTGCAGGCGGTCTCGGCCGACAGGCGGGTGGTGCAGATCCCGACCCCGCAGGGGGGAGGCGGCCAGGCGGGCGACGTCCTGGCCATCCTCGACGGACCGGCGGCCGGCCAGTACCGGCGGATCTTGCAGGCTATCAGCGCGACGACGTACCTGCTGGACTCTCCCCTGCCGGCGGGCAGCTCGGCCATCTCGATCGTCCCCGGATTTGTCGGCGAGTCCTTCAGCGGTAACCTGATTGACGCCCGTGGGAGCAGCTCGGCGATCGGCCTGGTGCTGGTGGGCAATCACTTCGGCACGGTCGTGGCGGAGAATCGTCTTCTGGGGGGGAGCGGGGGGATGAAGCTGACCGCGGCCCCCTCGGAAAGCCCCGTGATGTGGGGCTGGTCGCACGTCCCGTTCCTTGGGGCTTCGATCACGGGCAACACGGTGGAAGACTCGCCCGGGGGAATCTGGGTCGGCGTGGAGCACAGCGCGTATATCAAGAGTAACGGTGGCCGCGTCTATCTCACGGCGACCATCGCCGACAACGTCGTCGTGTGGTCGCCCTCGTTCCTAGCAGCCCGCCTAGCCGCGGGGGGCGCCGCGATCCCCTCGCTGCGGCTTGGTGACGTGCTGGCGACCGAACCAGGCGAGGGGCTGTACTCAATCTTCAACAACCGATTGAACGTGCCGCCGGGCACGAATCCGGGGCTTGCCTTCTGGGTCGACTCGGGGACCGTCAACGGACTGGCTTACATCGACGCCAGGCTGTCGATGGCCGCCGCCGTCCCCCTCGCCCCAACCGGCCTGGCGTTAGTCTCAGATACCGGGTCGGACGCCCATGACCGCCTGACGAAGGACGGCCGGGTGACGTTCAAGGCCGACGCTTCGGCCTCGCGTTATCAAGCTAAGGTGGGCAACGGGGCCTGGGTGGCCGTGGCCTCTCCGGCGGGATTCCTGCCGGCGGGCCTCACGCAGGGGTCGGTGACGGTCTGGGTCCGTGGGGTCGACGCGCTCGGCAATGCGGGGCCGGCCGCCTCACTCCAGTTCACCTACGACACCGTCGTGCCGAAGGCGTATTCACTCCAACTTCCTGCCGCGCTCGACACCGGGCGTTCGTCGACCGACGGGATTACGAATGTGCAGACCCCGGCGTTCGTGGCAACAGGGGCCCCGACGGACACGACCTACTTGCTGCGCAACGGCGTAGTGGTGTCCAGGAGGGTCGGGCCGGGCTCGATCGGCGAAGTGACTCCAGTCGCCGACGGCGTCTACCAGTACGGGTTCCGGATCGTCGACGCCGCGGGCAACTCGATCGACGGGCCGACGATCAAGGTCACCGTGAAGACGGCCACGCCGCCGATCGTCCCTAGCCTCACGTCCATGTTCGGCTTCGTGCTGATCCAGTGGGCGAGGGCCGACGACTGGTACGAATACCGCGTGGGTACTTCGGGGCCATACATCCCGCTCGGCAGGGTGGGATCCTTCATCCCCACCGGACTGTCGGTGGGGAATAACACGCTCCAGGTCCGGGCCGTCGACGCGGCGGGCAATGTCGGGCCGCCGAAATCGCTCACCCTGACGATCAACCCACCCCGCGTGAAAACGAACGCCTCGGCGACGATTCAGACGAGTCCCGCGGTCGCGACAAGCGCGTCGCCGACGCAGGCGAGCCCCGCGCCCACGACGGCGAATCCAATCGCAACGGCGTTGCACGCGGCGTCCATCGAAGGCGTGGGGGCTTCCAGCAAGACGACCGCGACCGGATCGACCAGGAGCGTCCCCTCGGCCGCGTTGATCCTTACGCGCTCATGGTCGCGGCCGCTGACGTCGCTCGGGTCGAAGGGGGTCGTGCAGACCCGGCCGCTCACACCCGTCGGTAGGGCGGGACTTAACCTGCTTGTCGGCCGAGACCTCGGCTCGAAGTCGTTCCGGGACTGAGGGGACGATCCCGTCACTCGTGCCTCGGGCGACCGTTCTCGATGAGGATCCTGGGGCGATTGGCGTCTACGAGACTGTCCGGGTCGGAGCGGAATCGGGCCCGGCGGACGAGGCGTTCCCTTCGACGTC
It encodes:
- a CDS encoding Ig-like domain-containing protein encodes the protein MRNGRRRSVRPTITPLESRLLMASSPVGTWIGQDGQDFTGPWNNLAPDGVQDMHVRLTGLAGDRALGKVLIRGYGSGQWAYNAPGVASPADGWGVAVVRDAGATTADLFFEPYQVETGRPFQFDITYGDGATEVIWVAGGAADPNLRMPTTKMAVAWSGQDGKDLVSPGPGVGPDGLVDVHLVLSNLSPGDSISAATLSSSGGTTWRYGTNRTLANNAELIRRAGDPTKADLYFSAIGTLAGQSVQVQIEYANGKTDTSTLSASVVNPTLAVVAAAPPTVGFGTVSATWTGQDGADLTGLGAVGFTVNGLPAGRAVVSATLSSSVGLSWTYKAAGQNPYADPNAGTLAFRRTTASSPTATLSFVAVRNEAGSSLTLRLTLDDGTMTVATLAGGAVDLSKLAPKPAASSVVARPGDDLNDLANRFGIVQLTAGTYTLTSPLVLKSAVTIKGAPGTVLRFTQQAGDAPWTAAIKVHAGNTTLDGFSVRFGGPVRWNNGVSYGPAIVGTTDNLDGFQGNAKVNLAFTNLDVESSPVLSGWEEAPRLFRLVSAQGGRLVGNTLKGGPTEFYRGPWTITGNTYLGTVDNTYCYTAFAGHLTYDLVLSGNTLKPSAGTGKAYRAVVMTGSGVGDKVQDNTIVGIGPMDSDSHPNPNAPEIILTESYGIRFEGTLQAVSADRRVVQIPTPQGGGGQAGDVLAILDGPAAGQYRRILQAISATTYLLDSPLPAGSSAISIVPGFVGESFSGNLIDARGSSSAIGLVLVGNHFGTVVAENRLLGGSGGMKLTAAPSESPVMWGWSHVPFLGASITGNTVEDSPGGIWVGVEHSAYIKSNGGRVYLTATIADNVVVWSPSFLAARLAAGGAAIPSLRLGDVLATEPGEGLYSIFNNRLNVPPGTNPGLAFWVDSGTVNGLAYIDARLSMAAAVPLAPTGLALVSDTGSDAHDRLTKDGRVTFKADASASRYQAKVGNGAWVAVASPAGFLPAGLTQGSVTVWVRGVDALGNAGPAASLQFTYDTVVPKAYSLQLPAALDTGRSSTDGITNVQTPAFVATGAPTDTTYLLRNGVVVSRRVGPGSIGEVTPVADGVYQYGFRIVDAAGNSIDGPTIKVTVKTATPPIVPSLTSMFGFVLIQWARADDWYEYRVGTSGPYIPLGRVGSFIPTGLSVGNNTLQVRAVDAAGNVGPPKSLTLTINPPRVKTNASATIQTSPAVATSASPTQASPAPTTANPIATALHAASIEGVGASSKTTATGSTRSVPSAALILTRSWSRPLTSLGSKGVVQTRPLTPVGRAGLNLLVGRDLGSKSFRD